The sequence AACCTCATGAAAGGGTGCGGAGAGCCTTAGATAAAGATATGTATACACGACAAGTCTATCTAGTGGAAAATTGCCCATAGATCTGCAGAATCTCTAAGAGGCTTTTTGAGACCTGCaattgcaggaaaagaaaactgattcTGTCTAGGCTCTGTCAAAGGGGTCTATTAGGGTATCTGCTTTACATTGTTGATTGTGTTTGGGGATGACTAGTCCTTAACAACCATATAGAGCCTCTGGCATGCACCAAGATAAGGGTTTAACACACCTGCATGTATGCACATGAACAGAAGGAACAGGAAATCAGTCACTAGTAGGAAATTTATCATTCCTTACTTTTTGTTgcattaaataaaactgaacaaCTCTCCACGCTTTCTCTGCAAGGCTTGCTCCATAGATACTGCACTCACATTCCATTGCTACTCcatagaagttatttttatgacGCCAACTTTTATTATGCAAAAGACCTTTTTCTATGTTAAAGCCAACAGATTTCATTCATAAGCCCTGGTTCATGGGATggatcagaagaaaaacacacaagaaTAATTTCCTTCTGGAAAGCCAACATAACTGAAGCAATTCAAAGTTATCATGCAACCCTCCCTCTACCTCACATGGAAGACTTGCAGAGCAAGTTTTGCTATTTGCCTTTCTTTACACAGAGATGTGTTTGTGGGTGAAAAATCTTAAAGAGGATACAGGGGATTTAAATCCCTGTATTTCCCTAAACGGGAAATGTGATGACTAGCTACCTTTCTTAAgaagaatatataaaaaagaagaagtGTTGGACAGAAGAAATAGTTTCTGTGAGAGGCATGTAAACAGggttctttttctgcttttgctagGATTTGAATGGAAGACAAAGCATTTCCCCCTTTTCACATAGAAAGCCCACATTGCATCTCCTATCCTCAGGAACCTTCACAGAAATACCAAGCCAAATGCATAATGAAAGGCAGAAACTTTTGATGAAGTTCTACCCCTACAGTTTGTTATAGAAAGGCAATGAAGCAGCATGTACATCTCTGCAATTATGATGATCCTCCAGCAGAGAAGGCAAAGATAAAATCTTTGCCGTGCACTCTCTTCCTTGTGGGCACACAGAATTATCCTGCATCAGCCTCTAATCAGCACAGCTTCATGTTTACAGACACTTCCCCCAAAACTACTGAACAAGCTCCAAGGGCACCCACCCCTCCCCAAGGATCAACAACGTCAACAGCTGAAAACTGCATAGTGCCGCCATCTCCTATTGCACAACTAGGCATGACCTTGGCACAGTCCAACATATACCCTCCCATGAAACATGATGTGCACTTGCCTATCATAGGCAGGAAGGCACAAACCCAGGTCCCAGGGGGCTTTGGAAGCAGAAAGCACTATTGTCATTAGCGCGTCTCCACATCTGGAAGGTTCTCAGGAAGAGGTACAGCTCTAGAGACATGGCTGTATCTATCCCATGACCAGACAGCGAGACTATTCTCATTTCCCAGATGCCAGAGAAAAAACATCCTCTACTCTTCCTGTCAAATAGTTATTTAGAGGGAGCTTTCATAGCTtgaccaggagaaaaaaaaatacaattctaAGGACTAAGAAAGTTTCcttcaactttttttccccttctcaaaGCTCAGGGGTTAACCCAAAGCTTGGGCTTCTATGTCAAACTCATATTCTGATTCTCTGAGTTTACACGGTGagagtttttttccccaaaatcatCTGGTAAGTACTTAGGCAAGAGCCCGTAAGAATTCAGAATGACTATTTAACTACTTCTGGCaccaaaactgtatttttacagcatttatTTGCTCTGCAACATTTACAAGAATTAATTGCTCACTTGAGTGTTCACAGAAAGTCCTTGCATGCCACCACAGGCAAACCACAACTTCACATTTATACAAGATCAAAATGCTTGGTACATGCCTGTGTCTTTCACAGGTCATGTAATCAATTCCATTCCTTTTCAGGTACTTCCAAGAGCTTTCAAGTATGTTGGACGTTTTCCTTCTCCAGTGCTTGGCTAAACTGTGAATGTTTACTAATTTCAGACCTGCTTCACAACTAAGTCCCTCCAGATTCCCAATCACTTCTTACTCAGAGTTCCCACGTAACCTGAGGCTCTTCACAGCACAAACAGTGTTACTGGGACGTCACCACTCTGTCATCCCTGGTTTTGGGGGCTGACTGAAAGGAAGGCTCTCAGGTCTCTGGACCAGGCTGCGTTCCTCACATAACCTTCGAACTGAGCTGATATATCCAGCTTCAGTCCTATGACTACTTTAAGCAGACTTAGGCTGCcaccacagaataaaaatcccTGGGATTTCCCACACTGGTTCCCAGCTGTGCTTTCCTGCCCTAGTCTGGTCATGCAGCCCCAGGTCAGAGGGCACTTCCCTGTGGAACTGATACAGCCAAATCCATTTCAGACAGGTCAGATAACACAGCTCTGGATCATGGTAGGGTTGCAGGGAACCATGCTACCTTTTTGCAGCTACTCTCATAATATTTATGTGGCAtaacaataaaacagaaaccCAAATTTTGGTTTCCTAGTACTAGGCCTGCACACAACCCTGCTTTCAACCCTGACATCAGTGTTTTACTCCTCCCCTCTGAAAGATTGTCCTGCCTCTGCTAGCTCtgtaatattaaaatgaaagacattATATTCCCATTCTTTACCACTTGAGGTAAACATCTGTGCAGCATTAGAAATTAAAACTAtaaagcatgaaaatatttattacaagTACATAAACCATTACCCTCTCATTATTTCACCTTTGGGGaatgcagaaaacagcttttgagAAGAGCGTTTGTTGAAACTTCATTTGAGTTTCAACTACAAAAATTGGCAGGTTGTGCTACCCTGatcctgttttatttcactAAGGTTAATCCTCCACCTCAGCTCCCTGATGAGCAGGGACTTGAGAGGCTTTTGTACAAGTACACTTCAGAATTGCCCCTCAAGGATCCTCCTAACTGAGCAAACACACCCGCATCGGTTAGTACACAAAGCCATGCACGTATCAAtgctggtgttttcttttagcCAGAGAGAGACAGGTCTCGCTCCATTCTTTTCACCTCACATTTCATTAGATCAGCCACAGATTTTACTTTAGTCTGGCTGTAAATTGTTTTGACCAAATTCATCTTTAGACACTCCCTATTCCACTTGGGTTGTATAAACACCCTCCAACCTATCCCTCGTGGCACAGTCACAGTAAGAAACTATTTCCTGCCACTCCAACCGGCTGAAGTATTTTTAGTTGAAATTGAATGTACATACCTGTGGCAGGTGAGGCACCAGTGAGAACGTGGATGTGGGCAGACCTTTGCTTTTCTAGTGCCAAGGGTTTCTACAGCTTATCATTCCAACCAAAGGGAGGCGTCCAACTGTCTAGGCGTCACTCCTCTCAAGGAGGCTCTGCACCCTTTTACAAAGAGTATACTACTACTCTGCTGCACTATTCTTGCCACTAGGGGCAAGACAGATCCTCCCCTCGCCCCCTGCTGATACAGCCTTCCACACAAGAAAGTGCAGACATTGCTGGAGTCTCTAAAACCTGTTAGGAAAGCCTCGTGCAGCTTCTGGAAGCAGTGACCCTACCCCATTTCCTCTGGCAGTAAAACTGCCCTCCACATCACTTTGCCAGATTGGTTCATGACTGGCTCTGTGTGCCACCCAAGTTACATAGCTGAGATAGCACTCATGGGTTTTCAAGAGACCCAGAAACTTAGGGAGTTTTAATTTAGTATAATACAATATTCACATAATCTTAACTTGCTGATAACAGGTCTAATCCCACCCATTTTATGGATCATAAATTCAAGCACCCAGCGGACCACAAGAACAGTCAGAAGAGTTCCCTTGCTCCATAGGGAACAAGCATTTGCATCTCCACCCATATGCTCACTCATTTTTATTCCTCTATCTCTGGTGCATTCTATGGCTGTTTCCTCTTACCCAAGGGGGTGCTTACCAAAGGACCCTGTAGAATTAACATTGTTACTGTGCTTCTactcctgcctccctgctgcaaaGCCCACAGAAGATGTGCACTCTCTTCCTGCTTTAGAATGCTTTCACCAGTTAACATACCCGAGTTCTGCACTGATCCTAGATTGCTTTAGAATCTTCATACTTGAAGACGAATATTTGGAAGATTTGAGTTAACTATTATAAAAAAGGACAAAGTTAGGACTCAGGCACTCTTCTCAACACCAGTAAGTATGTTCCTCATGAAGATAAGAGAGTTAACTTAAAGAAAACGCATTGCCCTTATTACAAAACACAGCTTGATTAGCATTCATGTTTTGTAAAATGTGTTGCTTTTATACTTTTGTTTGGGGCATTCTGACTagcatatgtgtgtgtattaGATTTATGTTTACACTATGAAAGTAACCATCCTTCTGGTTTTAATTACTGCAGTagtttctgctttccatttACCTCTTAGAGAagaaactttttgcttttcatggAGCAGAATGCCCAGTTTTTGGGTGATTCTAATGGACACTACATTTTTGTGTTGAATGATCACAACGGAGCTTCTCACCCTTCTCTGCCCACCAAAGAGTGGCCAGTATAAATATGTTTATTGCCAGTTGGAACTAGCATTAACCTTAAAGTCTGATatgaaaagtactttttttccattctcacAAGAGTCTATTTATATGATGCTGATCTCTGTACAAGACAAAGAAATctgccacagaaataaataggGCAAAAAAAACCTCTACTCTCCACCATCCAGCTCGTTGGTTGCTTTTCTATGTAAATACCACCCTCTTGTGTTAGTTTGTAAGTACTACAGGAATCAGCcgcagaacagaacaaaacaatactTGATCTTGCCAATCTTTACATATTCTGGATCGAATTCCAGGCAGTAAACAGCCCAACCCAGCCAAAACTGGCTCTATTTCTGTTGGTCCACTCTTCAGCTGACACATTTAAAGTATTAATGTCACATCTGAATCACTAATAAGAATGACCTGAGGAAAACCTTCTGGCATGGCTGATACTCAAAACTAGCAAAACAGGTCAGTGACAAAACACGGAAAACCAGTTAGCTTTAAAATTAAGCTATATTTGTAGTTGTCCATGTCACATGTCCCTTCTCTAAGGCAAAATCATCACAACTGTGCTGTGGAAACTCAGTtacttcttttaattttttcatctcttgctTCTTCTGACAGACCTATTTGACTCCAGATGTACTCGGTGAGTTTGGGTTGTGAGACATAGGCTGCAGCAAAAGGAAAGTTGCACCACCCTGGACCTCTTTGGGGGCCAAACCACATCTGCTTCCATGCCCTGAGGAGATGGTTTGGTGTCTCTGGAAGGAAGACTGACCCCATGGTACCACAATGGACCAAGCTCAGTCTGTAACTTGCAAAGCAGAAGAGAGGAAGGTATTTTCCATCTGGACTACCCAATTAAATGTTAAgaagtccagaaaaaaaaatccactggaGATGGATGCTGAAGGTCGTTTTTGCCAAGCTCATGTAGCCATGAAGAAGAAGGTAACAGTTTGTCCAAACACTGAGCTAGAAGGCTTTccgtttcttctttttcccaccTGCCACCTTTTTCCTGACACCAAGAGCTTCTTCTGtgtcatcatcatcaccatTCCGAGATCGcttcttttctccctgctcCCGCAGCTCCTGCAATGCAATCAAGAGATCAATCAGAAGTTATGTCAGACAAGGAAATTCAGACTACAACAAgtacaacaacaaaatgttacCACCTACCATTCGAGCAAATCTCTGGGCCTCAGCCACACGTTCTGTCAGCATCATAACCTCCTCCTCTTGCATGGGGAATGCTGGCAGCTTCTTGCCAATCAGGTGTTCAATGCGTTGAAACAGCTCTACATCGTACCTGAGAAAAGACACTACCCTGAATCAGCCCAGCTGGGACTCCTTCAGCTGTCTCTACCCACAGACACCGCCCCTCAATTCCTCCCAATAGATACTGCTGGCTTGTGCTGATAGTCTCACAAGCAACTCTTAAATGCATCCAAAGGATGCTATCCTTCATTGATTTACCTCAGAAGTATTTGGCAAAGACTTTGCTTAGAGAAAtacttcagcatttaaaaaaaaaaaaataaacacttaaaCCTGcatatattataaaaatgtacatatattaCACAGTGAAGTTATTAACAATTACTTCTGGTATTTACATAGATCCAGGATAAATTCTAGAAGcagctttctccttccccacccccatGGACTTTGAACACTCTCCCCTATAGCTAAATAAATCCAACTGGTGCCTCAAAATGacatacattattttcttctcaacCAGGATCAGGTCAGATGTATTCTACACTAAAAGACAAGTAGGAAGAATAAGTCTGCTATATTTTAACACTTACTGTGTGACAAAGGTGATAGATTTTCCAGACCTCCCAGCTCGAGCTGTTCTCCCAACACGATGAATGTAATCCTGAAAGCAATTTTCTTGATAAGCAATATCACACCAAAAAAATACACaccaagcacagaaaagaagttGGGGAAAAATCAGACTGTGTGATTGTTTCTTCAGGACACGGgaagaaaatggggagaaaacagGGCCAGGATTATAGACTTAAACTGTGTGCAGCATTAGGGTTTGATATGACGTGGCTTGTGGAAGCatctttaacatttcttttttctttttaaaagaaaagatcaCTTCTGATTATTCAAGACTACGGAACAGAAGTTGTGCCACATGACACGTTAATGGAACTATCACTTCCTTGGAAAGctaatacttaaaataaaagcGAGCCAATGCCTCCATTTTCATTCTAAGGATCTAGTGCTCTGCATCATCTGTCTTCCATACAAACTCTCTAGCAAGTAGATTTAAAACTGGCAAACACAGTGAAAGGGAGGATGGATGAGAACAATTTGGAAGCTTCTATCTAGCACCTTCAGTTTATACAGCTCTGGGCTGTTTTCCAGGTTTTATACTGCATTACAGAAGTTAAAACACTCTAACTTCCAAGCAGTATCTGTGGACATCACTTTTAACATGAGAAATCACAGGACATGTTCTGTGACATGGTGAGCTGAGAAGGAGGTGCACAAAAGTTAACGATGTCATTCATGTGCCTGGCTGGCCCCCCAACTTTTAACTTTTGTCCTTTTATGATGGCAGAAGCAATGTCTTCAAAGATGAACCACACTTTCTTCCGTTTGCAGTGTATAGTACCTTTGAGCATTACAGGAAACAACAGCAAATCCTTAACTGCAAGTTAATAGTGTGCTTTCTGAAACTAGGCTGGTGAACAGTCACATCCCTAAgataatattatgctttctATAAGGAAGAAACTTAGTAACtcgctttttttttcagtttgctatAATATTGTGATATGAAAGTGGAACATAAAGACATCTTTCTTGATCAAATAAATCCTCGAAGAACATTGGAGTGggagattctttttttcccttttcaacaGTTCAAAATACAAAGGCAAAACCTGTATCACAGGAACAGAGATGCCTTCCTGAAGCTTGTAATAAGGTGAAACTATTTCCGAAGTCTGTAATCTGCTTGATGCAGTACAACAAAACACATGCTCTAAGCAGAAATATGAAGACAGAGAACATCCCTCACTTTTCTTAACTTATAGGATCAGTTCTATAATCCAGATCAGAACACCCAACCAAATGATAGATATCAACTCAATCGCAGAGGCTGAACAACTTCTTTTCATTAACACAAGCGTGAACTACACATCCAGTCAGCAGAACACAAGTTGTCTCTTTGTCTAGCTTCAACACTCAATGCTATGCCTCGCAGTGACACAAAACCATCAGTTGGCACACAAACTAACTTACCTTAGAGTGCGTAGGAATATCAAAGTTTATCACCACATCTACATGTGGGATATCCAGACCTCTGCTTGCAACATCAGTAGCCAGCAGAATAGAACGTGCCTTTGCCTTGAACTTGTTTAGAGAGCCCAAGCGTTTGTTCTGGAAGAAAGGACAACAAAAAGAGAATGAGAGAATAATGTTCACTCTGGTTAATATGCTCTGGTTGAAATACAGTTAGAGAAGAACTGGAGGagaaaccacacaaaaaaataaaaaactcacTTCTCTAATTGCTTTCTGAACTATTACAGAAATCAGTGGCAGCATTCACATTAGATTAGCTTCTAGGGATCAGTCCAGTCCACTAGTTGTGAAATACTCCTTCTGCAAGGCAGTTCAGTATGGTACAGCCCATTTCCCAAGAGACATGTCTCCTGTCTATTCCGTTCTGTGGGATACGCCCATACCTGACTCATCTGCCCGTGAAGCGGAATGGCAGTGAACCCCAGGTTGCGGAGCAGCAGAGCAGTCCTCTGAGTATTGTTACATGTGCTACAGAATATCATGAAAGAATTTCCAGCTAGTTCATTCAAGATATAAACCAAGTAGCTGtcctgtaaagaaaaacagggagggggaaaaaaagataatcacATATGCTACATTAAAGGATAAGTTCAGTATAAGCCAGAGAAAATGACAAGATATTTTGCAGATGTGGGAACAACAAGACAAGATATAGAATAAAGAAGATAAGGGATATTACCTTGAATTTGGATGGGATGAAAATGTAGTACTGCTGTAGTTTTTCAACTGTCTGATATTTGGAAGAAACAGCACATTTAACAGGATTCTTCAGAGCAGCACGCTGGAGTTTTTGAACCTTGGAAGATCAAAGTAAGTTAATGCCACATGGACTTTGTCAGAAGCCTAGGTATGCACCAGGCAGCCTAGACAACAGTGTAGCCTGATGGAAGGATAATTAAAGCAGAGTACCCTGCTCTTACCTGCTTGGTCATAGTGGCAGAAAACAGGAATGTCTTCCTGTCTCGAGGAATCACTTTCAGTATCTTATCTACCTatagaaagacaaaagaaagaaatgctgtaTACAACAGCAATCAAGATCTAACCCCCCTCCAAACATCACAGTCGTCCAAATGAGGAGTTCTGCCCCACATGCAACTTCAGTTCACACTAGGAAGAAATTTGCCATCTTCTCATGGGAAGTTCTGGGCTGATACTTTGTTGATAGTCATGCAGTGTGCGCTCTACAAGTCAAACAGCAGTGCAAATAGCAAGCAATATTCCTGCAGGAAGGTGTATGTGATTGACCAATGTGTTACTGTAGAACATGTCAGACATTCCAGAGAAAGCAGTAGACTTCATAGATAAAATGCCTCCTAGTACTCTGCTGCAAAGTTCAGCTCTCACCACAGGCTTCCATGCAATTACCAGATCTTCACTACAATTTGCTATTAACTTCTACAGAACTACTCACTGAAACGTTTACATGACTGCATGAAGCAATTTAAAGGGACACCCCTGTGGTGTTCcaaaaaatcttcctttagCACATTCCTACCTCTGTCTCAAAATCCATGTTGAGGATCCGGTCAGCTTCATCCATCACTAAAAATTTCAGAGCTCGTAAGTTGAAGCCCTTTGTGTTCTCCAGATGATCAACTAGACGGCCAGGGGTTGCTACCAAGAGAATCAGAGAGAGCAAGTTAAGAATGAAAGCAAAGGAATAGATCCAAAGAGGTATGTCATCTGTCACAGAAATGGAATTCTTCACTGAAGAGAAGGCAGATTGCTTTGTGGGAAGCGCTCTTTCAGAGGTTATCCTTGAAGTGTTTTGAAGTAAGACTAATGGAGTCAGACTCTCTGAAGAGCAGCCcctcaaaaagcaaaacaaaactgactgCATATGAGATGCGCTGAGAAGAACGAAACCAGGGTTTTGAATACTTCAGGAGAATGAAAAGCCAAGACAAAGGCAATCTAACAGGAATGCTTTGGAATGAGCCCATAGCATCAAGGTTACTGATGTCTACTCTACAAACATAACAAGCTAGAACTCAGTTCTTTggattaaaacaaatgaaagatgtACTTTCACTTCTTCAAACGCACAAAAGCTTGTGTCACTCTTTGGATGACTGCAATTTTATCATATTCATACCCCGTACCTCCTGCACATTGACTTACCAATTATAATATGTGGTTTCTTGGCTAAAGCCAGAGATTGAGACATCGTGTCAATTCCACCCACAATAACCGCTGCAGGACAAACAGAATAGTGTCAATCTTTCAGTTTAGCAACAGCCAACCCCTGGAACCTTAATGTGCTTCCTCCTACTCCTTGCCACCCACAACAGCACTAGACAAAtgataaatcttttttctttgtgagaaTTCACTCTATTTCCGCACACCTGACCTTCCCAGGCCTCCTAAGCTATACACTGAAGCCCTTACCAGCCCCAAACATTTTTTCACAGTTCAAGAGCTACAGACAGAATCTATTCCTTGCAGCCTAACTCAGATGCAGAGTCTCAGAATTCTAAAAAtatccacaaaaaaaataatggacaGTTTGAAGGGAAGATTAAATTACAACATGCCACAGAGCAGATCTCTATGCAATTTAACTGAACTCATTATTGGGAAGATTCTCTCATACTTTCATTTCTAATGGTTTGGacataaaatgcagaagaactGCAGAGTGTTCTATAAGGGAATACCACACTGTCACAAGTATGGTTTATTTCCCACAACTGATATGTCTGTCTTCTAGGTAAGGCTACTTACCGCTGTGGACACCAATGGAAGATCCAAGAGCTTCAAACTGCTCTGAGATTTGGAAGGCCAGCTCCCTTGTTGGTGTGAGGACAAGAGCAAATAATCGCTgaggtgcctccagcagtgctTGAAGAATTGGCAAAGCAAAAGCTCCTGTTTTACCAGAGCCAGTTTCTGCCAGTCCAATTATATCTCTGCCTACAAGGAACAGGAAGAAGGGCAAGAACTCTTACAAATCTATACTAAAGAAAGAGGCCTTCAAGGAACTGTGCAAAAAGCACAAGAATTCCCTAAGGATAAAAAGAACAGCCTCTGCAATAactccaccaaaaaaaaaaaaaaaagatacacaaAGGGTGAAGAAAGAACTTCAGAACATGTCTACAGAATTTTAAGAGTTTAACTTCATATGTACAACAGCAATAATTACAGTCCTGATTCCTTTCATTCTTCAGTTAAATTTCTGCCAATATACAAATGTTCATACATCTCACAAACCACAATGTATTTTGTTCCATAGATTAAAACAGTAATCTAAACCTGCTTGCAGCCAGCAAGGATTGAAACAGCAAGTCCTCTacacaaaaaccaaaaacccacaATATATGCAACAGAGTAGAATTCATCAGCAGGATCCATTCTAACTTCCTAAATTCCAACATCTGAGAAGAACATGCTGCCAACAAGCCTTAAAGAGAAAACTCAGGAATGCAATcttacttttgtttttgaagaaaatattgtatGTGGATTAAAAGAGTACGAACACAGTTAAGTACCAGGACAGAGCAGACACTaagtttatttccatttttaaaccAATATCACTACATTAAACTGCTGTTGTGAATTCATGAcagattcttttttaataagaaatattccagaggcaaaaatatttgctgaatttaataatgtattttccagCATTCCAGTATGATTATAGAAAGTCATGGTGGCTTCATTATTTCTCACTCTAGAACTCTAATTTCAAGAAATTGTCTGCTCACAACAAAGCAGATTACACAAGCTATGTAATCAGTCAAGGCATCTCCGATTTCAGACGCGCACTGTAGATCCCTAACAGAAGATGCACAGTCCTAAGTCTATCAGAAGCATCCAGCATATCCGTGAGTACTTCAGAAAGACCATGGGCAAGGGTGACCAGCAGCTCAAATAATTGAAAACAATTATATTTAACACGGAGTGCCAGAACTATCCAACAGTAGCGAACACGTAAGAACCCACACACTAATCTGAAAGTCTGAAATTGCAGGCAGTGTCACAGGGGAAATTAACATTTCAAGCTCCATCAGGAAAGGACATAAGAATGAACACTGAGATTACTTTTATACAGAAATCTTCCATGATGAAATAAGAACGCTTTTAGCCCTGTCAATAATCACTCAACAAAGTTAATTCCCTCAGAGCTCCTGAGGCATCCGTACCTGGGATCAGAGAAGCAGGCTACTCACCTTGGAGAGCCACGGGAATAGCCTCAACTTGAATCTTTGTTGGTACCTTCCATCCTAACTGGTCACAAGCTTCACACAGGACATCTGTCACTCCCTGAATATtagtgaaaagaagaaatggaaacaaatgtCATCAGGGAGCTCTAAATTACGCCACTGACTTGCATACATACTGCAACAGAGCCAAGCTTGTCTCTAACACGGCCAAATCCCATCAGTTCCTCAAATCACCTACATGGCAGCGTGGGTCGCTCACAGAGGTGCTCACTTCCACCAGTAACATCCTAGATCCTTTCAAAACCCTTAGAAGTGACTGCCATCAGTAAGAGACTAGTCGTTCCCCCCCTAGTTTACACAAGCAACTTTCCACACACAGACAGCTGCCTTCCTTCCTCCGCGGGCGGATGGTATTAGGGcggaaaaaaggaaaactccGAGGCAAGTTGCTGCAACTGGAAACAGGGGCAAGCGGCCGAGAGGCAGAGCCCGGGGCTGCAACACccccgcagcggggctggggcctcGCTCCCCTGCAGACCCGCGGGccaggccgggccgggccgggccgcgccgccccgcaCGTGTCCTCCCCCAGCACCGGCGGCTCCGCCGGGCCCGGGGCGCTCCTCGGGCCGGGGCAGGGAGCGGCAGCGGCTCCGGCCACCCCTCACCAGCTCCTTGAAgctccgcgccgccgcctcctcctcctccgccgccgccggtgcctccgccgccgcctcccgctcGGCCGGGCTCCCCGGCGCCTCTCCCGCCGCCATTTTGGGCCGTCCCTTCCCGGCGCGGCTCGCAGCACGCTGGGAGCTGTGGTCTGCCCCGGGGCGGCTGTGGGACTTGTAGTGCCGTGGGCTGGGTCGGCCCTGGTGGTGGTTGGGCTCTGTGTGTGGCTGCAGTTTGTCCCTGCTCGTGAATCCTGCGGCTATGCAAGAAGCAAGCAAATGAGCGAGCCAGCCCCCAAAATGCAAGCGTGCACGGGACGATTTAACGTCTTCAGAACTTCATTTTGAAGTACCAGTGCggggaaaagaaatcacaaacGTCAAAAACTCTCATTGTTCCcccttgttttcctgtttatgGTAGTTACCAAAGTgtctgaaatgcaacaaaacacGCTGAACTATAGCGACAGAGCACAAAATGCGAGAATAGGCATTGGGAATGGAAGATAACTCACGGCAGggcaagagggaatggccttgagttgtgccagaggaggtttaggttggaaatgaggagacatttcttctcagaaagagtaatcaggcactggaacaggttgcccagggaggtggtggggtcaccgtccctgggggtgttcaaggaaaggttgggcctggtgcttagggacatggtttagtgggtgacattagTGGTAGgaggacagttggaccagatgatcttgaagatctgttccaaccttaacgattctgtgattcaaacGCTCCCCCAGCTCTCTCGATAGGTGCTGTCACTACCcaggcaggcagcctgcaggtgCACAGTGACACGTGAAAATGGCAGTGGATGTGGTGCAGTTTGAGGGAAAGCGGTACCAAAATTCCATGTCGTGGCTGTTGTTCCTGAGCTCCCCGCTGTCCATCAGGTCTGGATGTGCCCTCT comes from Anser cygnoides isolate HZ-2024a breed goose chromosome 1, Taihu_goose_T2T_genome, whole genome shotgun sequence and encodes:
- the DDX47 gene encoding probable ATP-dependent RNA helicase DDX47, which translates into the protein MAAGEAPGSPAEREAAAEAPAAAEEEEAAARSFKELGVTDVLCEACDQLGWKVPTKIQVEAIPVALQGRDIIGLAETGSGKTGAFALPILQALLEAPQRLFALVLTPTRELAFQISEQFEALGSSIGVHSAVIVGGIDTMSQSLALAKKPHIIIATPGRLVDHLENTKGFNLRALKFLVMDEADRILNMDFETEVDKILKVIPRDRKTFLFSATMTKQVQKLQRAALKNPVKCAVSSKYQTVEKLQQYYIFIPSKFKDSYLVYILNELAGNSFMIFCSTCNNTQRTALLLRNLGFTAIPLHGQMSQNKRLGSLNKFKAKARSILLATDVASRGLDIPHVDVVINFDIPTHSKDYIHRVGRTARAGRSGKSITFVTQYDVELFQRIEHLIGKKLPAFPMQEEEVMMLTERVAEAQRFARMELREQGEKKRSRNGDDDDTEEALGVRKKVAGGKKKKRKAF